One segment of Nerophis lumbriciformis linkage group LG35, RoL_Nlum_v2.1, whole genome shotgun sequence DNA contains the following:
- the tal1 gene encoding T-cell acute lymphocytic leukemia protein 1 homolog, which translates to MMEKRQPDLCPGSPGEESGPGKAEDSSIIILTRQEEEEEEEEEEEEGEEEVKKKEEERGERAEETDDVPLQNPTNRTVIIINGVAKETASHDDALDLKREVPVIELSRGAAIKALEQRTESQSVAITELRRPPPPAPRTHRDDARMVQLSPNAFPVPARAMLYNLAQPLAAINSLAGEVEQFGMYPISSRVKRRPAPYEVELDEAGQPKIVRRIFTNSRERWRQQNVNGAFAELRKLIPTHPPDKKLSKNEILRLAMKYISFLSNLLEDQDGGRTVGATTEGETGIMEGVPQGGQRQDTVARDDMLETMSPGSSCGSLPDGDAEGSPESFMEDQDSPPATRTLSASRGPALHLATRDLRRNGRPLDGSGRR; encoded by the exons ATGATGGAAAAAAGGCAGCCGGACCTTTGTCCTGGAAGTCCAGGTGAAGAATCCGGACCTGGAAAGGCTGAAGACTCCTCCATCATCATCCTCACCagacaggaggaggaggaggaggaggaagaagaggaggaggagggggaggaggaggtgaagaagaaggaggaggagcgaGGAGAGAGGGCCGAGGAGACAGATGACGTCCCCCTGCAGAACCCGACTAACAGGACCGTCATCATCATCAACGGCGTTGCCAAGGAAACTGCCTCTCACGACGACGCCCTTGACCTGAAAAGGGAAGTGCCGGTGATCGAGCTCTCCAGGGGGGCCGCTATAAAGGCGCTGGAGCAGAGGACCGAGAGCCAGTCGGTGGCCATCACGGAACTTCGCAGACCTCCTCCGCCCGCACCGCGCACACACCGAGACGACGCTCGAATGGTCCAGCTGAGCCCCAACGCGTTCCCAGTCCCGGCCCGGGCCATGCTCTACAACCTGGCGCAGCCTCTCGCCGCCATCAACAG TCTCGCAGGGGAGGTCGAGCAGTTCGGCATGTACCCCATCAGCAGCAGAGTCAAACGCCGCCCGGCGCCGTACGAGGTTGAACTGGACGAGG CTGGCCAGCCAAAGATCGTCCGGCGTATCTTCACAAACAGCCGTGAACGTTGGCGGCAGCAGAACGTGAACGGCGCCTTTGCAGAGCTTCGTAAACTCATCCCTACTCACCCTCCTGACAAGAAGCTGAGCAAGAACGAGATCCTGCGTCTTGCCATGAAATACATCAGCTTCCTCTCCAACCTCCTGGAGGACCAGGACGGCGGGCGCACTGTTGGCGCCACGACCGAAGGGGAGACTGGGATAATGGAGGGGGTCCCCCAGGGGGGACAGCGTCAGGACACAGTGGCAAGGGATGACATGCTGGAGACAATGTCGCCTGGGTCCAGCTGCGGAAGCCTGCCCGACGGAGACGCCGAGGGCAGCCCGGAGAGCTTCATGGAGGATCAGGACTCACCTCCGGCTACGAGGACTCTATCGGCCTCACGGGGCCCTGCGCTTCATCTTGCTACTCGGGATCTGAGGCGCAATGGACGCCCGCTTGACGGCTCTGGTCGGCGATGA